Proteins encoded by one window of Gordonia jinghuaiqii:
- a CDS encoding MlaD family protein, producing MSRHTTQDFIRGDLGRQLRTLTLVGVSTIAVLALVVGITSMVYSRTSAPDGTQLRVVVPALGPGIKPGSKVLLNGAEIGQVTEVATPGAGTVNLDLDLDPSMNSVLTDSLDLDFRPENYFGITAVNIVPRDGGLPLRTGTVLHRDSSPDFTMSTMLEQGSLVVDGTLTRDVIASLDKVMRYATGLAPLIRSGVIVADTVARTQRHMPTVLMRRANALLEEFPTFTRSVFDSLYVMTESPYNMLPDGSRGVPEQFHDLTNAGLTLASSDLFGLAGSLLASHGSELTPLTTSVKYLTDPLPQAIGGVASMEKLMDAIDGLDSAFTGSRQQKVLQLRVVLGGLPAMSSSLARMGLSPNSPGGEN from the coding sequence TTGTCACGACACACAACGCAAGACTTCATCCGCGGCGATCTCGGCCGCCAGTTACGCACACTCACATTGGTCGGGGTCTCGACGATCGCCGTCCTCGCACTCGTCGTCGGAATCACCAGCATGGTCTACTCGCGGACGTCCGCGCCCGACGGAACCCAGCTCCGGGTAGTCGTCCCGGCCCTGGGACCAGGGATCAAACCAGGCTCGAAAGTACTTCTCAACGGCGCCGAGATCGGCCAGGTCACCGAGGTGGCCACACCTGGAGCCGGCACGGTGAACCTCGATCTCGATCTCGACCCGTCGATGAACTCCGTCCTCACCGATTCCTTGGATCTCGACTTCCGTCCCGAGAACTACTTCGGGATCACCGCGGTGAACATCGTGCCTCGCGACGGCGGCCTACCTTTGCGGACCGGCACTGTTCTGCACCGTGATTCGTCCCCCGACTTCACCATGTCGACAATGCTCGAGCAGGGTTCTCTCGTCGTCGACGGCACTCTGACACGAGATGTGATCGCCAGCCTGGACAAGGTGATGAGATACGCGACCGGTCTCGCCCCGCTCATCCGATCCGGGGTCATCGTGGCCGATACGGTGGCGAGAACACAGCGACACATGCCCACGGTGCTCATGCGCCGCGCGAACGCACTCCTCGAGGAGTTTCCGACCTTCACCCGAAGCGTGTTCGACTCCTTGTACGTGATGACCGAGAGTCCGTACAACATGCTTCCCGACGGATCACGCGGCGTCCCCGAGCAGTTCCATGACCTCACGAATGCCGGCCTGACCCTCGCCTCTTCAGATCTCTTCGGGCTGGCCGGCTCGTTGCTGGCGTCGCACGGCAGCGAACTGACGCCGTTGACAACCTCGGTGAAGTACCTCACCGACCCCTTGCCACAGGCTATCGGCGGCGTAGCGAGCATGGAAAAACTCATGGACGCAATCGACGGACTCGATTCCGCCTTCACCGGGTCCAGACAGCAGAAGGTCTTGCAGCTGCGAGTCGTCCTCGGCGGTTTGCCGGCGATGTCGAGCTCGCTGGCCCGTATGGGCCTGAGCCCAAACAGCCCAGGAGGAGAAAACTGA
- a CDS encoding MlaE family ABC transporter permease: MTQSTRTTLRHRFGHRLRRAAQDVALEVGQVAVFVYKTFTMLPTTLRHYRKQTVKTMNDMAWGSGSLVVDGGVVSLMFFLGIAVGAVVAIMAFMAFDLLGFGALTGIIGSFGNIRVIAPIITGIGFAAQAGCRMTAEIGAMRISEEIDATESMGLRAIPFVVGTRLIGGMLVVLPSYLMALVVSFVTGGLIVKTFHDQPSGTYDHYFAQFVTLPDLIASVLKAVLFCAVVTLIHCYYGYFASGGPAGVGLASGRAIRASLVAIVVLNFVMTVAIWGLSPELPFKG, translated from the coding sequence ATGACCCAGTCAACCAGAACCACCCTTCGACACCGCTTCGGGCACCGCCTTCGCAGAGCTGCCCAGGATGTGGCACTCGAGGTCGGCCAAGTCGCAGTCTTCGTCTACAAGACCTTCACCATGCTGCCCACCACCTTGCGCCACTATCGCAAGCAGACCGTCAAGACGATGAACGACATGGCCTGGGGCAGTGGCTCGCTCGTTGTCGATGGCGGCGTCGTGAGTCTGATGTTCTTCCTCGGCATAGCTGTCGGCGCCGTCGTAGCGATCATGGCGTTCATGGCCTTCGACCTCCTGGGGTTCGGCGCCCTGACCGGAATCATCGGTTCTTTCGGAAACATTCGAGTGATCGCACCGATCATCACCGGTATCGGCTTCGCCGCCCAGGCGGGCTGCCGGATGACCGCAGAGATCGGCGCGATGCGAATCTCAGAAGAGATCGACGCGACCGAATCGATGGGTCTTCGAGCGATCCCGTTCGTCGTGGGCACCCGGCTCATCGGCGGCATGCTCGTCGTCCTGCCGAGCTATCTGATGGCTCTTGTTGTCAGCTTCGTCACCGGCGGGTTGATCGTCAAGACATTTCACGATCAGCCATCCGGCACCTACGACCACTATTTCGCGCAGTTCGTCACCCTCCCCGATCTGATCGCATCTGTGCTCAAAGCCGTATTGTTCTGCGCGGTGGTCACCCTCATCCACTGCTACTACGGGTACTTCGCCAGCGGCGGCCCCGCCGGTGTCGGACTGGCATCCGGACGTGCCATCCGTGCGAGTCTCGTTGCCATCGTGGTGCTCAATTTCGTTATGACCGTCGCCATTTGGGGCCTGAGTCCCGAACTTCCATTCAAGGGTTGA
- a CDS encoding MlaE family ABC transporter permease: MAIAPSAGRIPKSSAPVRTVVKPFRGVAGRVVQSVDTIGRAVRLTGEVIWFSATDIATLRLPVAEVVEQMWRLFKVTALPALLMAVPIGAEVSVQVGGVMNQVGANSLAGAASGLGVVSQGAPMAAGLLMSGAAASAIASDLGARSIREEIEAMRVMGVNPVQRLIVPRFLAMLMMAPALCIIIIASGVAAGLAISSNVNDVVPASFWQSFGAFATPVDLMFSVLKALLFALIVVVIASLRGLEAKGGPKGVANAVNASVVLSVFCIFMTNLMVSQLQVMFFPPQMA, encoded by the coding sequence ATGGCGATCGCACCTTCCGCCGGGCGCATCCCCAAGTCCTCGGCACCGGTCCGTACTGTCGTCAAACCCTTCCGGGGAGTCGCAGGCCGGGTGGTGCAGAGCGTCGACACCATCGGTCGGGCCGTTCGGTTGACCGGCGAGGTCATCTGGTTCTCCGCCACCGACATCGCCACGCTCCGCCTGCCGGTCGCCGAGGTCGTCGAACAGATGTGGAGACTGTTCAAGGTCACCGCCCTCCCGGCACTTCTGATGGCGGTCCCGATCGGGGCCGAAGTGTCGGTTCAGGTCGGCGGTGTCATGAATCAGGTGGGAGCGAACTCCTTGGCCGGCGCGGCAAGCGGTCTCGGCGTCGTCAGCCAGGGTGCGCCCATGGCCGCCGGGTTGCTGATGTCTGGCGCCGCGGCATCGGCGATCGCTTCCGATCTCGGTGCGCGATCTATCCGTGAAGAGATCGAAGCGATGCGGGTCATGGGAGTGAATCCCGTTCAGCGACTGATCGTCCCGCGATTCCTGGCCATGCTCATGATGGCGCCGGCGCTGTGCATCATCATCATCGCGTCAGGCGTCGCCGCCGGACTCGCGATCTCGTCGAACGTCAATGACGTCGTCCCGGCCAGTTTCTGGCAGAGCTTCGGAGCCTTCGCGACGCCCGTTGATCTCATGTTCTCCGTGCTGAAGGCTCTGCTGTTCGCGCTCATCGTGGTCGTGATAGCGAGCCTGCGGGGACTCGAGGCAAAGGGTGGCCCGAAAGGCGTGGCGAATGCAGTCAATGCGTCCGTTGTGCTTTCCGTGTTCTGCATCTTCATGACAAACCTGATGGTAAGCCAGCTGCAGGTCATGTTCTTCCCCCCACAGATGGCGTGA
- a CDS encoding enoyl-CoA hydratase-related protein has product MAQPQVATTPVSCTQDDHILTITINRPDARNAINGAVNAAIGDAIERADKDPDVRVVILTGAGDRSFCAGADLKAIAAGEEIVPVDGVRAAWGFAGYVSHHISKPTIAAVNGVALGGGTELVLASDIAIASESAVFGLPEVKRGIIAGAGGVFRLPKQIPPKIAYELMFTGEPVDATTALRLGLINRVVPHDQVLGEALVTARLIASNAPLAVQASKRVAQHIVDGDVWYEQDSWTLSASERAAVRASEDAKEGPRAFAEKRAPVWSGR; this is encoded by the coding sequence GTGGCTCAGCCCCAGGTCGCGACCACCCCTGTGTCATGTACGCAGGACGATCACATACTCACCATCACCATCAACCGCCCGGATGCACGCAACGCCATCAACGGAGCGGTGAACGCCGCGATCGGCGATGCGATCGAACGCGCCGACAAAGACCCGGACGTGCGAGTCGTGATCTTGACCGGTGCCGGTGACAGATCATTCTGTGCAGGAGCAGATCTCAAAGCCATAGCCGCTGGCGAGGAGATCGTTCCGGTCGATGGGGTCCGCGCCGCCTGGGGCTTCGCCGGGTACGTGTCCCATCACATCAGCAAGCCGACCATTGCCGCAGTCAACGGCGTGGCTCTCGGAGGCGGAACCGAGCTCGTCCTCGCATCCGACATCGCGATCGCCTCCGAGAGCGCCGTGTTCGGCCTCCCGGAGGTGAAGAGAGGAATCATCGCCGGCGCCGGCGGGGTCTTCCGTCTGCCGAAGCAGATCCCACCCAAGATCGCCTACGAACTGATGTTCACCGGCGAACCCGTCGATGCCACCACCGCACTGCGCCTCGGCCTGATCAACAGAGTGGTGCCGCACGATCAGGTCCTCGGAGAGGCACTTGTCACCGCGAGGCTGATCGCGTCCAACGCGCCCTTGGCCGTCCAGGCGAGCAAGCGTGTGGCTCAACACATCGTCGACGGTGACGTCTGGTACGAGCAGGATTCCTGGACTCTGTCGGCGTCCGAGCGCGCGGCGGTACGTGCTTCGGAGGACGCCAAAGAAGGTCCCCGCGCATTCGCCGAGAAGCGCGCCCCGGTCTGGAGCGGAAGGTAA
- a CDS encoding aldehyde dehydrogenase family protein: protein MFNPSMVIHGRQVSSPDTFEVINPATGQVCGQVPDCTDSQLDEAMSSALQAQREWAVDADRRRSLLADCARLLTENLEDIARLLTTEQGKPINESRREVGAAAAWFGYYAALDLPSEVVQDDSDTYIEVTHEPLGVVAAITPWNYPILLASWKLAPALRAGNTVVLKPSPFTPMSSLLLVRTLAEILPPGVLNVITGRDELGPKVTSHPVPRKVSFTGSTQTGKRVAASAAATLKRVTLELGGNDAAIVLDDVDPAAIAEKLFWSAFINNGQTCIAIKRLYVPASRHEDYVSALAAIADSAALGDGALETTQFGPINNTTQHRRVVSLIDDAVSRGAKIVTNTDPVDVGAGFFHRPTILTSVSDEALVVAEEQFGPVLPVLPYETVDEVLVRANSTTAGLGGSVWGTDEQRASQIADQLVCGTAWVNTHAAPSPRAAFSGVKDSGLGVENGRWGLEAFTQPRTRYVARA from the coding sequence GTGTTCAACCCGTCTATGGTGATACACGGCCGGCAGGTGTCCTCGCCTGACACCTTCGAGGTCATCAATCCCGCAACCGGTCAGGTGTGTGGCCAAGTCCCTGATTGCACCGACAGCCAGTTGGACGAGGCGATGTCTTCTGCGCTGCAGGCCCAACGCGAATGGGCCGTCGACGCCGACAGGCGTCGGTCCCTGCTCGCCGACTGTGCTCGTCTTCTCACCGAGAACCTGGAGGACATCGCGCGCCTCCTGACCACCGAACAGGGCAAGCCGATCAACGAATCACGACGCGAAGTCGGTGCTGCCGCAGCCTGGTTCGGCTACTACGCGGCGCTCGATCTGCCATCCGAAGTCGTTCAGGATGACTCGGACACATACATCGAGGTGACCCACGAGCCGCTCGGGGTCGTCGCCGCCATCACGCCGTGGAACTACCCGATTCTGCTCGCATCGTGGAAGCTGGCACCTGCCCTCCGTGCCGGAAACACCGTGGTGCTCAAGCCATCACCCTTCACACCGATGTCCAGTCTTCTCCTGGTCCGCACCCTTGCGGAGATCCTTCCCCCGGGCGTCCTCAACGTGATCACCGGACGAGATGAACTGGGCCCCAAGGTCACCTCACATCCAGTTCCCCGAAAAGTCAGTTTCACCGGTTCGACCCAGACCGGTAAACGCGTCGCCGCATCCGCCGCCGCGACCCTCAAGCGGGTCACCCTGGAATTGGGCGGCAACGATGCAGCGATCGTGCTCGACGACGTGGACCCTGCTGCGATCGCCGAGAAGCTCTTCTGGTCGGCCTTCATCAACAACGGCCAGACGTGCATCGCGATCAAGCGGCTCTATGTTCCCGCCTCGCGTCACGAGGATTACGTCTCCGCCCTCGCCGCGATCGCCGACAGCGCAGCGCTCGGCGATGGCGCCCTCGAAACCACCCAATTCGGCCCGATCAACAACACTACTCAGCATCGCCGGGTGGTCTCCCTCATCGATGATGCGGTCTCTCGCGGTGCGAAGATCGTTACGAACACCGACCCTGTGGATGTTGGTGCCGGTTTCTTCCACCGCCCGACCATCCTCACCAGCGTCTCTGACGAAGCGCTCGTTGTCGCCGAGGAGCAATTCGGTCCGGTGCTGCCGGTCCTTCCCTACGAGACGGTCGACGAGGTCCTCGTCCGCGCCAACTCGACGACTGCGGGTCTGGGTGGCTCCGTCTGGGGCACAGACGAGCAGCGGGCGTCTCAGATCGCCGATCAGCTGGTCTGCGGCACCGCATGGGTGAACACTCATGCGGCACCGTCACCACGCGCCGCGTTCAGCGGCGTGAAGGACAGCGGCCTCGGCGTGGAGAACGGGCGCTGGGGACTCGAGGCATTCACCCAGCCGAGGACGCGGTACGTCGCGCGCGCCTGA
- a CDS encoding aldehyde dehydrogenase family protein, which yields MTSVASQSRSVSAEGADGPATLAHSTLERLRLTFADGRTRTLQWRLAQLEGLARLLNENEDAIVAALDSDLGRPPADAWLADIAAVLAEIKTARSGLKKWMSDTTVRLPLMQAPGRGRVHREPQGIVLIIGPWNYPLYLTLGPLVGALAAGNCAVVKPSEFAPRSSALLAELLPRYIDRDAVQVVEGGVPETSALIAARVDHIFFTGSPAVGKRIMAAAAPHLTPVTLELGGKSPVIVDDHADIAVAARRIVWAKLMNSGQTCITPDYILATDKVADKLTRAIVRTLKSFRPQPDPGLRIVDSRQFDRLLGLLNGHNGQIVHGGGTSREGLTIEPTVILDPDPDSEVMQEEIFGPILPIVTVKDLSAAIDFINAREKPLAAYLFSGSRTAADRVVAETSSGGVVINHIGLHCMAPNLPFGGVGNSGMGAYHGRWGYETMSHRKAVVTTSTRPDPPLLYPPARTWKQRILRRFF from the coding sequence ATGACCTCGGTGGCCTCCCAGAGCCGATCCGTTTCCGCAGAAGGCGCCGACGGCCCCGCTACGCTCGCACACTCGACCCTCGAACGACTGCGACTCACGTTCGCCGACGGACGCACTCGCACGCTCCAGTGGCGGCTCGCCCAACTCGAGGGCCTCGCCCGTCTTCTGAACGAGAACGAGGATGCGATCGTCGCTGCGCTCGACAGCGACCTCGGACGACCCCCAGCCGACGCATGGCTCGCTGACATCGCCGCGGTACTAGCCGAGATCAAAACGGCGCGTTCAGGACTCAAGAAGTGGATGAGTGACACCACCGTGCGCCTGCCACTCATGCAGGCCCCCGGTCGAGGCCGTGTCCACCGGGAGCCTCAGGGAATCGTCCTCATCATCGGACCCTGGAACTACCCGCTGTATCTGACACTCGGCCCCCTGGTCGGCGCATTGGCCGCCGGCAACTGCGCTGTCGTCAAGCCATCCGAGTTCGCACCCCGCTCGTCCGCGCTCCTTGCCGAACTCCTTCCGCGCTACATCGATCGCGACGCGGTCCAGGTCGTCGAGGGCGGCGTACCCGAAACATCGGCCCTCATCGCCGCACGTGTGGACCACATCTTCTTCACCGGCAGCCCGGCAGTCGGAAAGCGGATCATGGCCGCCGCCGCTCCCCACCTGACGCCGGTCACGTTGGAACTGGGCGGCAAGAGTCCCGTGATCGTCGATGATCACGCCGACATCGCCGTCGCCGCGCGTCGCATCGTATGGGCGAAACTGATGAACTCGGGACAGACGTGTATCACCCCGGACTACATCCTTGCGACGGACAAGGTCGCCGACAAGCTCACACGAGCAATCGTAAGAACCTTGAAATCCTTCAGGCCGCAACCGGATCCCGGACTGCGCATCGTGGACTCCCGACAGTTCGACCGCCTTCTCGGCTTGCTGAACGGACACAACGGTCAGATCGTTCACGGCGGTGGCACCAGTCGCGAGGGGCTCACGATAGAACCGACGGTCATCCTGGACCCGGACCCCGACTCCGAAGTCATGCAGGAAGAGATCTTCGGACCGATCCTTCCCATTGTCACGGTCAAGGATCTGAGCGCCGCAATCGATTTCATCAACGCAAGAGAAAAGCCTCTGGCCGCCTACCTGTTCAGCGGGTCACGCACCGCGGCGGATCGTGTGGTTGCCGAGACGAGCTCCGGCGGAGTGGTAATCAACCACATCGGCCTGCACTGCATGGCACCCAACCTCCCCTTCGGCGGCGTCGGGAACTCGGGGATGGGCGCTTACCACGGACGATGGGGATACGAAACGATGAGTCATCGCAAAGCCGTGGTGACCACCTCCACGCGACCTGATCCGCCTCTGCTGTATCCCCCGGCGCGGACTTGGAAGCAACGAATTCTCCGCCGATTCTTCTGA
- a CDS encoding acyl-CoA dehydrogenase family protein produces the protein MVKDTWEGEKSGRPSPTATGDRYRNMSSCGAVHTRMERGIRVTKSVDISDLAGFRAKAAQWLAETAPEHGWLKTPDGSRRRVGAGDHEAVERNRECQRLLFEAGFAGISWPTEYGGQGLSLREQIVFNEEAGAYDLPLVVYIIGLGMCGPTILAAGTEEQKRRYIEPMLRGDEVWCQLFSEPGAGSDVAGLSSKAVLDGDEWVLNGQKVWTSGAHHCEFGIVLARTDVNVPKHKGLTMFILDLRSAGVTVRPIRQIDGGEHFNEVFFDDVRIPAENVLGGVGRGWQTATTTLMNERVSLGAVRPMDDVHSAQALIDLAAEQGLSADESIRARLADLWMRESVVGLLGKRITATILSGRQPGPEGSVAKLVRTDYSNRAAEFGFALAGAAGAAWREGAPQGDSFVNTLLFVPTLSVAGGTDEVLKNIIGERVLGLPKEPQVDRDVPFSELKDR, from the coding sequence GTGGTCAAGGACACATGGGAAGGCGAAAAGAGTGGGCGACCATCACCTACGGCGACTGGAGACAGATATCGTAATATGTCATCCTGTGGCGCAGTACACACCCGAATGGAAAGGGGCATACGTGTGACAAAGAGCGTTGACATTTCTGACCTGGCAGGGTTTCGCGCCAAGGCGGCTCAATGGTTGGCGGAGACCGCACCCGAGCACGGTTGGTTGAAGACACCGGACGGCTCTCGACGCAGAGTCGGTGCCGGCGATCACGAGGCTGTCGAGCGCAACCGCGAGTGCCAACGGCTGCTGTTCGAGGCGGGTTTCGCCGGTATCAGCTGGCCCACGGAGTACGGCGGTCAGGGCTTGAGCCTGCGGGAGCAGATCGTCTTCAACGAGGAGGCCGGTGCATACGATCTACCGCTGGTCGTCTACATCATCGGCCTCGGGATGTGCGGCCCGACGATCCTGGCGGCCGGCACCGAGGAGCAGAAGCGGCGCTACATCGAACCCATGCTGCGTGGAGATGAGGTGTGGTGTCAGCTGTTCTCGGAACCCGGGGCGGGATCCGACGTGGCTGGACTGTCCAGCAAGGCTGTCCTGGATGGTGACGAGTGGGTTCTGAACGGACAGAAGGTGTGGACGTCCGGTGCGCACCACTGTGAGTTCGGCATCGTCCTGGCGCGTACGGACGTGAACGTTCCGAAGCACAAGGGCCTCACCATGTTCATCCTCGATCTCCGGTCCGCCGGCGTGACGGTTCGCCCCATCCGCCAGATCGATGGTGGCGAGCACTTCAATGAAGTGTTCTTCGACGACGTTCGGATTCCCGCCGAGAACGTCCTCGGCGGGGTCGGACGCGGTTGGCAGACCGCGACGACGACGTTGATGAACGAACGGGTGTCGCTCGGGGCGGTGCGGCCGATGGACGACGTGCACTCGGCGCAGGCGTTGATCGATCTCGCCGCGGAGCAGGGCCTGTCGGCAGACGAGTCGATTCGTGCCCGGCTCGCGGATCTGTGGATGCGCGAATCGGTGGTGGGGTTGCTCGGCAAGCGCATCACGGCCACCATCCTCAGCGGCCGACAGCCGGGACCCGAAGGGTCGGTCGCCAAACTGGTGCGCACCGACTATTCCAATCGCGCGGCGGAGTTCGGATTCGCCCTGGCAGGGGCCGCCGGAGCGGCTTGGCGGGAAGGCGCGCCCCAGGGTGACTCCTTCGTGAACACCTTGCTGTTCGTGCCGACTCTGTCGGTCGCGGGCGGCACCGATGAGGTCTTGAAGAACATCATCGGCGAACGAGTACTCGGACTTCCCAAGGAGCCGCAGGTGGACCGGGATGTTCCGTTCAGCGAGCTGAAGGACAGGTGA
- a CDS encoding acyl-CoA dehydrogenase family protein: MSIVFEEEHHAFRASIRQFFQSNFDSASTRVQMESVSGFERATWQRMADELGLQGLSLPEEFGGSGAGPVEQLLVWEEMGRAIVGTPYLSTVGLTANILRMADDSVTKKECLSGIASGSVIATVALRNAAGARLDEFTAKVTRRGDEYLLSGTATYVPDGHVADVVVVEADHNGSASLFAVDTRRGGVRAEQLVTADMTRKQAHLHFDDVQVTRVATDDVDRVITRGVALATVAIAAEQLGGAQACLDVAVEYAGTRSQFGRRIGSFQAIKHRCADMLTAIEVARSAVYHATDLAAADDVDWGAFFLAAPTAKAMAAEAYTYSARQNIQIHGGIGCTWEHDAHLHYRRAHSSATLLGGIDHQRRLLADRLGI, translated from the coding sequence ATGAGCATTGTTTTCGAAGAGGAACACCACGCCTTCCGGGCTTCGATCCGGCAGTTCTTCCAGTCGAACTTCGACAGCGCGTCCACGCGTGTCCAGATGGAGTCCGTGTCGGGTTTCGAGCGCGCCACCTGGCAGCGTATGGCTGACGAACTGGGCCTTCAGGGTCTGTCCTTGCCGGAGGAGTTCGGGGGATCCGGTGCAGGACCGGTCGAACAGCTACTCGTCTGGGAAGAGATGGGGCGGGCAATTGTAGGTACGCCCTATCTGAGCACAGTCGGACTCACCGCCAACATCCTTCGCATGGCCGATGACAGCGTCACGAAGAAGGAGTGCCTGTCCGGGATCGCATCGGGTTCGGTCATCGCGACGGTCGCTCTGCGCAATGCGGCTGGTGCGCGGCTCGACGAGTTCACCGCGAAGGTGACCCGGCGCGGCGATGAGTACCTGCTTTCCGGAACCGCGACGTATGTTCCTGACGGACATGTGGCCGACGTGGTTGTCGTCGAAGCCGACCACAACGGGAGTGCGTCGTTGTTCGCGGTGGACACCCGTCGTGGGGGTGTCCGAGCAGAGCAGCTCGTGACTGCGGACATGACTCGGAAGCAGGCCCACCTGCATTTTGATGACGTGCAGGTGACTCGGGTGGCGACTGATGACGTGGATCGGGTCATCACGCGGGGTGTGGCTCTCGCAACTGTTGCGATTGCCGCCGAACAGCTGGGTGGTGCGCAGGCGTGTCTGGACGTGGCGGTCGAGTACGCGGGGACCAGATCCCAGTTCGGCCGCAGGATCGGTAGCTTCCAGGCGATCAAGCATCGGTGTGCCGACATGCTGACGGCGATCGAGGTCGCACGCTCCGCTGTCTATCACGCGACAGACCTGGCAGCAGCCGACGACGTCGATTGGGGCGCATTCTTCCTCGCGGCACCTACTGCGAAAGCGATGGCCGCGGAGGCGTACACGTATTCGGCGCGGCAGAACATCCAGATCCACGGTGGGATCGGCTGCACCTGGGAGCACGACGCCCACCTCCACTATCGCCGTGCCCATTCATCGGCGACGTTGCTTGGTGGGATCGACCATCAGCGCCGGCTGCTGGCAGATCGGCTGGGGATCTGA
- a CDS encoding class I adenylate-forming enzyme family protein: MSVLPTEFAAGLRYPETTVQAVLEGAACAYGDRPALTQDGRSISYRELWASAVSFAHALRRAGVSPGEVVAVHLPNCIEYAIAYYGSLVAGATYSPTNPLLPQDDLQYQLNDCAARAVVTHDMSGPTLARVLDATGVVLVIHVGQEALSGSVPFDDFVESGRGDGLSAVADVGVGDLAHISYTGGTTGRSKGVELTHRNVVSNIVQFVAWNHGAVPVNAEEGRLDFIQIGHESDWPVRLGTGTSINLTPWFHAMGCVGSLSVPIAAGVTLVLHDRFQPAKYLADAEKYRVTSFSGAPALYAALLACPDLETRDLGSVSNISSGAGPLPRSHIAALRARFENAVVTEGYGLTEATMGVAIGPTWVSGLRKPGTVGVPVFDTEIGLVDPDSGVPVETGEQGEIVVRGPQVMRGYHNRPQETAEVLDEEGWLRTGDIGVLDEDGYLTIVDRSKDMLIYKGYNVYPREIEEILTARPEVYGAAVVGRPDQAVGEIPVGFVVPAAGATIDPSVLMDEVNAMLLPYKRIREIHVVEDLPISGAGKVLKRTLRERLGPIAAP, from the coding sequence GTGAGTGTTCTGCCGACAGAGTTCGCTGCCGGTCTTCGGTATCCGGAGACGACGGTCCAGGCAGTTCTCGAAGGGGCTGCGTGCGCATACGGTGACCGGCCCGCCCTTACGCAGGACGGTCGTTCGATCAGCTATCGAGAGCTGTGGGCGTCGGCGGTTTCGTTCGCGCATGCCCTCCGGCGAGCGGGGGTGTCACCGGGTGAGGTGGTCGCCGTTCATCTGCCGAACTGCATCGAGTACGCGATCGCGTACTACGGATCGCTCGTCGCCGGGGCGACGTACTCACCGACGAATCCGCTGCTACCGCAGGATGATCTGCAGTATCAACTCAACGACTGTGCCGCGCGCGCGGTGGTGACGCACGACATGTCGGGCCCGACCCTGGCCCGAGTCCTCGACGCGACGGGCGTCGTTCTGGTGATCCACGTGGGGCAGGAGGCCCTTTCGGGTTCCGTTCCTTTCGACGACTTCGTCGAATCCGGACGAGGAGACGGACTCTCCGCCGTTGCAGACGTCGGTGTCGGCGACCTCGCGCACATCTCGTACACGGGTGGAACCACCGGGCGATCCAAGGGTGTCGAACTGACTCACCGGAATGTGGTCTCCAACATCGTCCAGTTTGTCGCTTGGAATCACGGTGCAGTTCCGGTGAACGCGGAGGAGGGCAGGCTGGATTTCATCCAGATCGGACATGAGTCCGACTGGCCGGTGCGTCTCGGGACCGGTACCTCGATCAATCTCACCCCGTGGTTCCATGCCATGGGATGCGTTGGTTCGTTGAGCGTGCCCATTGCCGCGGGGGTCACGCTCGTGTTGCACGACCGGTTCCAGCCGGCGAAGTACCTCGCCGACGCCGAGAAGTACCGGGTGACGTCGTTCAGCGGTGCCCCGGCGCTGTACGCGGCTCTGCTTGCGTGTCCCGACCTCGAGACCCGAGACCTCGGAAGCGTCTCCAACATCAGTTCGGGTGCGGGCCCGCTGCCCCGTAGCCACATCGCGGCTCTCCGTGCGAGATTCGAGAACGCGGTCGTGACCGAAGGCTACGGGCTGACGGAGGCGACGATGGGGGTGGCCATTGGACCGACCTGGGTCTCGGGGCTCAGAAAACCCGGGACTGTGGGTGTGCCCGTCTTCGACACGGAAATCGGACTGGTCGACCCTGACAGTGGTGTGCCGGTCGAGACCGGAGAACAGGGTGAGATCGTCGTGCGTGGACCACAGGTGATGCGCGGATACCACAACCGCCCGCAGGAGACCGCCGAGGTACTGGACGAAGAAGGCTGGCTACGCACCGGGGATATCGGAGTCCTCGACGAAGACGGTTACCTCACGATCGTCGACCGCAGCAAGGACATGCTGATCTACAAGGGGTACAACGTCTATCCCCGTGAGATCGAGGAGATTCTGACAGCTCGGCCCGAGGTGTACGGCGCAGCGGTCGTGGGTCGACCCGACCAAGCTGTCGGCGAGATCCCGGTCGGGTTCGTGGTCCCGGCCGCCGGTGCGACCATCGATCCTTCTGTGCTGATGGACGAGGTCAACGCCATGCTATTGCCCTACAAGCGAATCCGGGAGATCCATGTCGTCGAGGACCTGCCGATCTCCGGTGCCGGAAAGGTCTTGAAGCGGACATTGCGAGAACGTCTCGGACCTATAGCCGCACCCTGA